In Geobacter anodireducens, a genomic segment contains:
- a CDS encoding DNA invertase, which yields MLIGYARVSTQDQNLDLQRSALEQAGCERIYEDQVSGSRSERPGLKAMLDFIREGDTLVVWKLDRLGRSVKGLVDLVGEFSTKGINFKSLTDSIDTTTPAGRFFFHIMASLSQMERELTVERTRAGLIAARQQGRVGGRKRKMTDSKLESAKKLLANGVPPREVAENLGISIPTLYRWLPASNDNRVPTPDG from the coding sequence ATGCTTATTGGATATGCCCGGGTATCAACGCAAGACCAGAACCTTGATCTACAGCGCTCTGCGCTGGAACAGGCCGGTTGCGAGCGTATTTACGAAGACCAAGTAAGCGGCTCCCGTTCAGAACGGCCGGGGCTGAAGGCAATGCTCGATTTTATTCGAGAAGGGGATACCTTGGTTGTCTGGAAACTCGACCGGCTTGGCCGCAGTGTTAAAGGGCTGGTCGATCTGGTTGGCGAGTTTTCAACCAAAGGGATAAACTTCAAGAGTTTGACAGACAGCATCGACACCACCACCCCAGCTGGGCGTTTTTTCTTTCATATCATGGCGAGTCTGTCACAAATGGAAAGGGAACTCACTGTTGAGCGAACCCGGGCCGGGCTAATTGCCGCCCGTCAGCAGGGGAGAGTCGGTGGCCGGAAACGCAAAATGACAGACAGCAAGCTTGAATCAGCAAAAAAACTTCTCGCCAATGGTGTTCCCCCAAGAGAGGTGGCCGAAAATCTCGGTATATCCATTCCCACACTCTACAGATGGCTGCCAGCCTCAAATGATAACCGAGTGCCTACCCCTGACGGCTAA
- a CDS encoding type VI secretion protein, with translation MKRRAALLLSWSVVACLCSCASSPEIRPPVEWGFEREAIRLSFTGDPRLNLYQNSPHALVACIYQLRDPNAFNQFRNEPDGPAKLLECSRFDPAVATAGRVVIQPGQELTEVLDRAEGARYIGFAAGYFLLDKERSVRLYPIPAVEETVGFISRIKLARPGQVHIRLHLGPQEIRDVREESPKP, from the coding sequence ATGAAGCGTCGTGCCGCTTTGTTGCTGAGTTGGTCTGTCGTTGCGTGCCTCTGCTCCTGTGCCTCGTCCCCGGAGATCAGGCCGCCGGTGGAGTGGGGGTTTGAAAGGGAGGCCATCCGCTTGAGCTTCACCGGGGACCCCCGGCTGAACCTCTACCAGAACAGCCCCCACGCCCTTGTGGCCTGTATCTATCAGCTCCGCGATCCGAACGCCTTCAACCAGTTCCGGAACGAACCGGACGGTCCGGCGAAGCTGCTTGAGTGCAGCCGGTTCGACCCAGCCGTGGCAACCGCCGGGCGAGTCGTGATCCAGCCCGGCCAGGAACTGACCGAGGTCCTGGACCGGGCCGAAGGCGCCCGCTACATCGGCTTTGCGGCGGGGTACTTCCTGCTCGACAAGGAACGGTCTGTCCGGCTCTACCCCATTCCGGCCGTGGAAGAAACCGTGGGGTTCATCAGCCGGATAAAGCTCGCGAGGCCGGGGCAGGTCCATATCCGGCTGCACCTGGGTCCCCAGGAGATTCGGGATGTCAGGGAGGAGTCCCCGAAGCCATGA
- a CDS encoding type VI secretion protein, which produces MTAHPPLYWHQGLFLQPQHFQLHDLSVQGRLDPLFRHLHPHFWGAGELEIEESALGTRVFSILAGSFLFPDGTWAVIGGNALCEPRSFDDSRIEGDRPLLVHVGLRKWQGAGENVTVAERLEGLAGVATRFVAAAEPDEVRDLHAGGPPGQVKRLRHVLKIFWDHEREQLGDWHLIPVARLERFGGQVRLSGRFIPPSLSLDASESLSRIVREIRDQVAARGRQLEEHKKQRGIQNAGFGSRDMVYLLALRSLNRYVPGLFHLTEDRQVHPWDVYGALRQLIGELASFSERVSALGELDDGFRLLPPYDHRNLGECFAAARDLIARLMDEITAGPDHVIRLTHDGTFFSADLKPAVFGAGNRYYLALRTSAESAEFLLSLETAAKLSAREHLPVLAARALPGIGLSHLPVPPQELPRRADTHYFAVDSTGDQWHLVEREHTLALHWTGAPADLEVELMTVVRG; this is translated from the coding sequence ATGACCGCCCATCCCCCCCTTTACTGGCACCAGGGGCTTTTTCTCCAGCCCCAGCATTTTCAGCTCCATGACCTGTCGGTCCAGGGGCGCCTCGATCCGCTTTTCCGGCATCTTCATCCCCATTTCTGGGGGGCGGGCGAGCTGGAGATCGAGGAGAGCGCCCTCGGCACCCGGGTCTTCTCGATCCTTGCCGGCTCGTTCCTCTTTCCCGACGGTACCTGGGCGGTCATCGGCGGGAACGCCCTCTGTGAACCCCGCTCCTTTGACGACTCCCGGATCGAAGGAGATCGCCCGCTCCTGGTGCACGTGGGGCTGCGTAAGTGGCAGGGCGCGGGAGAGAACGTCACTGTGGCGGAGCGGCTCGAAGGGCTTGCTGGGGTTGCCACCCGCTTTGTTGCGGCGGCCGAGCCGGATGAGGTCCGGGACCTCCATGCCGGCGGGCCGCCGGGGCAGGTGAAGCGACTGCGGCATGTGCTGAAGATCTTCTGGGACCACGAGCGGGAGCAACTGGGCGACTGGCACCTGATCCCCGTGGCCCGGCTGGAGCGCTTCGGGGGGCAGGTGCGGCTTTCCGGCCGCTTCATTCCGCCGTCCCTCTCCCTGGACGCAAGCGAGTCCTTGTCCCGCATCGTCCGGGAGATCCGCGACCAGGTGGCGGCCCGGGGCCGCCAGCTCGAGGAACACAAGAAACAACGGGGCATCCAGAACGCCGGATTCGGCTCCCGGGACATGGTCTACTTGCTGGCGCTTCGCTCCCTCAACCGGTATGTGCCCGGCCTCTTTCACCTGACCGAGGACCGCCAGGTTCACCCGTGGGACGTCTACGGTGCGCTGCGGCAGCTCATCGGCGAACTCGCCTCCTTTTCCGAGCGGGTCTCCGCCCTGGGCGAACTGGACGACGGCTTCCGCCTTCTCCCCCCCTATGACCACCGCAACCTGGGAGAATGCTTTGCCGCGGCCCGCGACCTCATCGCCCGGCTGATGGATGAGATCACCGCCGGTCCCGATCACGTGATCCGCCTCACCCACGACGGCACCTTCTTCAGTGCCGACCTTAAGCCGGCCGTCTTCGGGGCAGGCAACCGCTACTACCTGGCCCTGCGCACCTCCGCGGAGTCGGCGGAGTTTCTCCTGTCCCTTGAAACCGCAGCCAAGCTCAGCGCCCGCGAACACCTGCCGGTCCTGGCCGCCCGGGCGCTTCCCGGCATCGGTCTGAGCCACCTGCCGGTACCACCCCAAGAGTTGCCGCGCCGCGCCGATACCCATTATTTCGCCGTGGACTCAACCGGTGACCAGTGGCATCTGGTGGAGCGGGAGCATACCCTTGCCCTCCACTGGACCGGCGCCCCGGCCGACCTTGAGGTGGAGCTGATGACAGTGGTTCGGGGATAG
- a CDS encoding type VI secretion protein, translating into MREERLLERIRSLERDPSRRGGGDRGRLLDSILAHIRRILNTRRGSVPIAPDFGIPDMLDVLQSYPDSVREIERSIRTAIQGFEPRLAGVRVTFIPQEDDVLALRFAIAARLGSDGGAVRFETLVDVDGKIAVRR; encoded by the coding sequence ATGCGCGAAGAACGCCTTCTGGAACGCATCCGCTCCCTGGAGCGGGATCCGTCGCGCCGCGGGGGGGGCGATCGCGGCCGCCTGCTGGATTCAATCCTGGCGCACATCCGCCGGATTCTCAATACGCGCCGGGGGAGCGTGCCCATCGCTCCCGACTTCGGCATCCCCGACATGCTCGACGTGCTTCAGAGCTACCCCGATTCGGTGCGGGAGATCGAACGGAGCATTCGCACCGCCATCCAGGGCTTTGAGCCGCGTCTCGCCGGCGTGCGGGTGACCTTCATCCCCCAGGAGGACGATGTGCTGGCACTCCGGTTCGCCATAGCCGCCCGGCTCGGCAGCGACGGCGGGGCGGTCCGCTTCGAGACGCTGGTGGATGTCGACGGGAAGATTGCGGTGAGACGCTGA
- a CDS encoding type VI secretion protein: MAPQARSSSASLETQLFERGHEFSFAQAVRLLRLLAAPQAGEDVRPCGVRVRPELSLSFPVADVARIERQGDGYRITARFLGLYGPSSPLPTFYTEELMDEEREDGSASRSFLDVLSHRIFDLWVAGDAKYCLFNRVVEDGSGDDLERLFCLAGLDLAQGQTTLPESGRWLRYAGLLGQVPRSALGLRTMAADALGVPVEVIPCQHRQVPIPPEQRLAVGAAGSSLGIDTVVGTDLDDRLGMFRLCLGPLSREQFADLLPGAPGRSTLELIVELYLDAPLAWDVVLTLAPGETPEARLGACRGARVGWDTWLGAAAGETLSRVVFPGHIP; the protein is encoded by the coding sequence ATGGCCCCCCAGGCTCGGTCATCGTCAGCTTCTCTAGAAACACAACTGTTCGAGCGGGGGCATGAGTTCTCCTTTGCCCAGGCGGTGCGCCTGCTGCGGCTTCTTGCGGCCCCTCAGGCGGGGGAGGACGTTCGCCCGTGCGGGGTGCGGGTCCGGCCCGAGCTTTCCCTTTCCTTTCCGGTTGCTGATGTGGCGCGGATCGAGCGGCAGGGCGACGGCTACCGGATAACGGCCCGCTTCCTCGGGCTCTACGGTCCGTCGTCCCCGCTCCCCACCTTCTACACCGAAGAACTGATGGACGAGGAGCGGGAAGACGGCTCTGCTTCGCGGAGTTTCCTCGACGTGCTGAGCCACCGGATATTTGATCTCTGGGTCGCCGGCGACGCCAAGTATTGCCTGTTCAACCGGGTTGTGGAGGACGGAAGCGGGGATGACCTCGAACGTCTTTTCTGTTTGGCCGGGCTCGACCTGGCCCAGGGGCAGACGACCCTGCCGGAGTCCGGCCGCTGGCTCCGCTATGCGGGGCTCCTGGGGCAGGTTCCCCGTTCTGCCCTGGGGTTGCGGACCATGGCCGCCGACGCCCTCGGCGTACCGGTTGAAGTCATCCCCTGCCAGCACCGGCAGGTGCCGATTCCCCCCGAACAGCGGCTTGCCGTGGGCGCGGCCGGGAGCAGTCTCGGCATCGACACGGTCGTCGGAACCGACCTGGATGACCGGCTGGGCATGTTCCGCCTGTGCCTGGGGCCCCTTTCCCGCGAACAGTTCGCGGATCTCCTCCCCGGCGCTCCTGGCCGCTCGACCCTGGAGCTGATCGTGGAACTCTACCTGGATGCCCCCCTCGCCTGGGACGTGGTGCTGACCCTGGCCCCGGGAGAGACCCCGGAAGCACGCCTCGGCGCTTGCCGGGGGGCACGGGTCGGATGGGACACCTGGCTCGGTGCCGCAGCCGGCGAAACCCTGTCTCGTGTTGTATTTCCCGGACATATTCCCTAA
- a CDS encoding ClpV1 family T6SS ATPase, whose protein sequence is MLTVDLTALLKRLNPLCTRALEGAAGLCVARGHYEVTVEHLLARLLDEAGGDLVAVLRDSSIDASPLKTGVVRVLDELPTGNGGRPVFSPILLEWLQAGWLTASLDLNEERVRSGALLAALLARPLRFAAGRYVDQLMPVGREGLLSGFSRAVSGSEENACTGGDTASVTGPGRDGTALSRFCTDFTARAAEGGMDPVFGRDREIGRMIDILARRRKNNPIVVGEAGVGKTAVVEGLALRIVEGEVPEALRQVRLLGLDLGLLQAGAGVKGEFENRLKSVIEEVKGASRPVILFIDEAHTLIGAGNQAGGGDAANLLKPALARGELRTIAATTWSEYKKYFEKDAALARRFQPVKLDEPSVETAVLILRGLKDTYEAAHGVTIRDDAVRAAAELSSRYLSGRQLPDKAVDLLDTAAARVKLLLTGKPGRVEEAERRIQALEREEAALRRDRLQGRLEDEGRLAVLKDELALLREELAAVTARWHRERELAGAVVALRNEAAAGRDPGGDAVGLKMAETAAMLAEVQGDEPLVRIEVDPEVVAQVVADWTGIPLGSLRKDRTAGVLALEEGLRRRIRGQEPALAAVAEVLRSSAAGLKDPRQPLGVFLLVGPSGVGKTETALAVADLLFGGERFLTVINMSEFQERHTTSRLIGSPPGYVGYGEGGALTEAVRRSPYSAVLLDEVEKAHPDVLNPFYQVFDKGMLADGEGRVIDFANTVIFLTSNLAADVVVSRCAENPPPTTEDLAAAIRPHLARHFKPALLARMTVVPYLTLAPDSLEEIVNLKLGRVAERLRENSRTELAWTPAVTARLAARCSEVESGARAIDHILRGTLLPLLSREILARIGTGEELEAIRLDAAADGSFTVGCGDGAESR, encoded by the coding sequence GTGCTGACCGTTGACCTCACCGCTCTTCTCAAGCGACTCAACCCCCTCTGCACCCGGGCACTGGAGGGGGCCGCCGGACTCTGCGTGGCCAGGGGGCACTACGAAGTGACCGTGGAGCACCTCCTGGCCCGGTTGCTCGACGAGGCAGGGGGCGACCTTGTTGCCGTTCTGCGGGACTCTAGCATCGATGCCTCCCCGCTGAAGACCGGAGTCGTCCGGGTCCTCGACGAGTTGCCCACCGGCAACGGGGGGCGGCCGGTCTTCTCCCCGATTCTTCTGGAGTGGCTCCAGGCGGGGTGGCTCACCGCCTCCCTCGACCTGAACGAGGAGCGGGTCCGCTCCGGGGCGCTCCTGGCGGCGCTCCTGGCCCGGCCGCTGCGGTTCGCGGCGGGCCGCTATGTGGACCAGCTCATGCCCGTGGGACGGGAGGGGCTTCTCTCCGGCTTCTCGCGAGCTGTTTCCGGCTCGGAGGAGAATGCCTGCACGGGCGGCGATACCGCTTCCGTTACCGGGCCCGGCCGGGATGGCACGGCGCTTTCCCGCTTCTGCACCGACTTCACCGCCAGGGCGGCCGAGGGGGGCATGGACCCGGTCTTCGGCCGTGATCGGGAGATCGGCCGGATGATCGACATCCTGGCCCGGCGGCGGAAGAACAACCCCATCGTGGTGGGGGAGGCAGGGGTCGGCAAGACCGCCGTGGTGGAGGGGCTGGCACTCCGCATCGTTGAGGGGGAGGTGCCGGAGGCATTGCGGCAGGTGAGGCTCCTGGGGCTTGATCTCGGCCTGCTCCAGGCCGGGGCAGGGGTGAAGGGGGAGTTCGAGAATCGCCTGAAGAGCGTGATCGAAGAGGTGAAGGGGGCTTCCCGGCCAGTGATTCTCTTCATCGACGAGGCCCACACCCTGATCGGTGCCGGCAACCAGGCGGGCGGAGGGGACGCCGCCAACCTCCTGAAGCCGGCCCTGGCCCGGGGTGAGCTGAGAACCATCGCCGCCACCACCTGGAGCGAATACAAGAAATATTTCGAAAAGGATGCCGCCTTGGCCCGGCGCTTCCAGCCAGTGAAGCTGGACGAGCCGTCGGTGGAGACGGCGGTGCTGATCCTGCGGGGCCTCAAGGATACGTACGAGGCGGCCCATGGGGTCACCATCCGGGACGACGCCGTCCGGGCGGCGGCGGAGCTCTCGTCCCGCTACCTGTCGGGCCGGCAGCTGCCGGACAAGGCGGTGGATCTCCTTGATACGGCTGCGGCCCGGGTGAAGCTCCTGCTCACCGGCAAGCCGGGAAGGGTAGAGGAGGCGGAGCGCCGCATCCAGGCCCTGGAGCGGGAAGAGGCCGCTCTCCGCCGTGATCGGCTCCAGGGGCGGCTGGAGGACGAAGGCCGGCTGGCGGTGCTGAAGGATGAGCTGGCGCTGTTGCGGGAGGAGTTGGCTGCCGTAACGGCTCGCTGGCACCGGGAACGGGAGCTGGCCGGGGCGGTGGTGGCCCTGCGGAACGAAGCAGCGGCGGGCCGCGACCCAGGTGGGGACGCAGTGGGGTTGAAGATGGCGGAAACCGCGGCAATGCTGGCGGAAGTCCAGGGGGATGAGCCGCTGGTCAGGATCGAGGTGGACCCGGAGGTGGTGGCGCAGGTGGTGGCCGACTGGACCGGCATTCCCCTGGGGAGCCTCCGCAAGGACCGGACAGCCGGAGTGCTTGCCCTGGAAGAGGGCCTGCGCCGGCGCATCCGGGGGCAGGAGCCGGCGCTGGCCGCCGTGGCCGAGGTGCTCCGTTCCTCGGCTGCCGGCCTCAAGGACCCGCGCCAGCCCCTGGGGGTCTTCCTGCTCGTCGGCCCCTCCGGCGTCGGCAAGACCGAGACCGCTCTGGCCGTGGCCGATCTCCTTTTCGGCGGCGAGCGGTTCCTCACCGTCATCAACATGAGTGAATTTCAGGAGCGCCACACCACCAGCCGTCTCATCGGCTCGCCACCGGGGTACGTGGGGTATGGCGAGGGGGGCGCCCTAACCGAGGCGGTCCGCCGCAGCCCCTACTCGGCGGTGCTGCTGGACGAGGTGGAAAAGGCCCACCCCGACGTCCTCAATCCCTTTTACCAAGTGTTCGACAAGGGGATGCTGGCCGACGGGGAGGGGCGGGTGATCGACTTCGCCAACACGGTCATCTTTCTGACGAGCAATCTGGCGGCGGATGTCGTCGTCTCGCGCTGCGCGGAAAATCCGCCGCCCACGACGGAGGATCTGGCCGCCGCCATCCGCCCCCATCTCGCGCGGCACTTCAAGCCGGCGCTCCTGGCCCGCATGACCGTGGTCCCCTACCTGACCCTGGCGCCGGACAGCCTGGAGGAGATCGTGAACCTCAAGCTCGGCCGGGTGGCGGAGCGGCTCCGGGAGAACAGCCGGACGGAGCTTGCGTGGACCCCGGCGGTTACGGCCCGGCTCGCTGCCCGCTGCTCCGAAGTGGAGAGCGGCGCCCGGGCCATCGACCATATCCTGCGCGGGACCCTCCTGCCGCTCCTCTCCCGGGAGATCCTGGCGCGGATCGGCACGGGAGAGGAACTGGAGGCAATCCGGCTCGATGCGGCAGCCGACGGTTCCTTTACCGTCGGCTGCGGGGACGGTGCGGAGTCCCGGTGA
- a CDS encoding thiamine biosynthesis protein ThiI has product MKRKALALLSGGLDSTLAVKVMLEQGIEVEALNFTSPFCTCTGKNAGCKSEAIRVAEEFGIPIKVMHKGVEYLEVVRAPRHGYGKGMNPCVDCRIFLLRKAKEYMAESGADFVITGEVLGQRPMSQRRDTLRVIERESGLEGLLLRPLSAKHFEPTLPEREGWVDREKLLAIQGRSRKEQMQLAEDLDVKNYPCPAGGCLLTEVSFVSKVKDVFDHSDQLNLRDFRLLKVARHFRVGPRTKVLIGRNEAENELLSHHVQPGEAAIRWVDGSSPLGVLMGTVDDSLLETAAKVLLRYTRAESGSDCRIKVTVDGSERMLTVSHTFSETCIEQYRV; this is encoded by the coding sequence ATGAAAAGAAAAGCCCTTGCCCTCCTCTCGGGGGGACTCGACTCTACCCTTGCGGTCAAGGTCATGCTTGAGCAGGGAATCGAGGTCGAGGCCCTCAACTTCACCTCTCCCTTCTGCACCTGTACGGGAAAAAACGCCGGCTGCAAATCCGAAGCGATTCGGGTGGCCGAGGAATTCGGCATCCCCATCAAGGTCATGCACAAGGGGGTCGAGTATCTGGAAGTGGTCCGCGCGCCGCGGCACGGTTACGGGAAGGGGATGAACCCCTGCGTGGACTGTCGCATCTTCCTGCTCCGCAAGGCAAAGGAGTACATGGCCGAAAGCGGTGCCGATTTCGTCATCACCGGCGAGGTGCTGGGACAGCGCCCCATGAGCCAGCGCCGGGACACGCTCCGCGTCATCGAGCGGGAAAGCGGGCTGGAGGGGCTGCTGCTGCGCCCCCTTTCGGCCAAGCACTTCGAGCCGACGCTCCCCGAACGGGAGGGATGGGTCGACCGCGAAAAGCTCCTGGCCATCCAGGGACGCTCGCGCAAGGAGCAGATGCAACTGGCCGAGGATCTGGATGTGAAGAATTACCCGTGCCCGGCCGGCGGCTGCCTTCTCACCGAGGTCTCCTTCGTCTCAAAGGTCAAGGACGTCTTCGACCACTCGGACCAGCTCAACCTGCGTGATTTCCGCCTGCTCAAGGTCGCGCGCCACTTCCGCGTCGGCCCCCGCACCAAGGTGCTGATCGGCCGCAACGAAGCCGAGAACGAGCTCCTCTCTCACCATGTCCAGCCGGGCGAAGCCGCCATCCGGTGGGTAGACGGCTCAAGCCCCCTCGGCGTCCTCATGGGAACGGTGGACGACAGCCTCCTTGAGACCGCTGCAAAGGTTCTCCTCCGCTACACCAGGGCCGAATCCGGCAGCGACTGCCGGATCAAGGTCACGGTTGACGGCAGCGAACGGATGCTCACGGTCTCCCACACCTTCTCCGAAACCTGCATCGAGCAGTACCGCGTTTGA
- a CDS encoding pilus assembly protein PilB: protein MESIVKEGSLGSILFKCQIISEDDIRRALDEQERTGGRFGEALVALGIVAQEDIDWALSNQLNIPYVRLKPTMVDRDAVALVPAAMARQHNLIPLIRAGEELSIAIADPLNVAAVAAVEKETGCAVSVSVALIREIREMQERFYGPPDTEERLGFTSAAFPPQVVAAMNHDLTGGKFLDYLLLFVAQQKLSSLSLHPRGDRVSVIARRGGTTREVGQLAPSRYPDVAMHVKKLAHIDGARFSARGGISFALKGRSIPFQVTALRGEGGDHLTFRMTVAALFPASLADLGLTDDQIRQFADLAAAGRGMVVTGARDREVRRRLTDLYLQEHEAEGKTVLVVGSGAGTGEQRFSRIPVPSDTDLSAVVSACLEHDPDILVLEDVSDGQAFAAACRATLRGKLVVAGIACGDAAGALDQLMAFRDMHVLVPAYLRGVITCTPVRPLCPACRRSEPFPAAERAALGIGADVTSCWRSAGCESCDQTGHDGRRYLLDVLVLDHDLRERFEAARSGAEVIEHLRGQGWRGIADERQTLLAEGTISLEEYASSLHG, encoded by the coding sequence ATGGAAAGCATCGTCAAGGAAGGGTCCCTCGGGTCCATTCTCTTCAAATGCCAGATCATCAGCGAGGACGACATCCGTCGGGCGCTGGACGAGCAGGAGCGCACCGGCGGCCGTTTCGGCGAAGCACTGGTGGCCCTCGGCATCGTCGCCCAGGAGGACATCGACTGGGCCCTGTCCAACCAACTCAATATTCCTTACGTACGCCTCAAGCCGACCATGGTCGATCGGGATGCCGTAGCGTTGGTCCCGGCGGCCATGGCCCGGCAGCATAATCTCATTCCCCTGATCCGGGCCGGCGAGGAACTGAGCATCGCCATTGCCGACCCGCTCAACGTGGCGGCCGTGGCGGCCGTGGAAAAGGAGACCGGGTGCGCCGTGTCCGTTTCCGTGGCGCTCATCCGGGAGATCCGGGAGATGCAGGAGCGTTTCTACGGGCCGCCCGACACGGAGGAACGCCTGGGGTTCACATCGGCGGCGTTCCCACCCCAGGTCGTGGCCGCCATGAATCACGACCTGACAGGGGGGAAGTTCCTGGACTACCTGCTGTTGTTCGTGGCCCAGCAAAAGCTCTCCTCCCTCTCGCTCCACCCCCGGGGGGACAGGGTGTCGGTGATTGCCCGGCGCGGCGGCACCACGCGGGAAGTCGGGCAGCTTGCTCCCTCCCGCTATCCCGACGTGGCCATGCATGTCAAAAAACTCGCCCACATCGATGGGGCCCGGTTCTCCGCCCGGGGGGGGATATCCTTTGCCTTGAAGGGCCGCTCCATTCCCTTCCAGGTGACAGCCCTGCGGGGAGAAGGCGGTGATCACCTCACCTTCAGAATGACGGTGGCGGCATTGTTCCCGGCCTCTCTCGCCGACCTGGGGCTGACGGACGACCAGATCCGGCAGTTTGCCGATCTGGCGGCGGCCGGCCGCGGCATGGTGGTGACCGGAGCCCGGGACCGGGAGGTTCGCCGCCGGCTCACGGATCTCTACCTTCAGGAGCATGAGGCGGAGGGAAAGACCGTGTTGGTCGTCGGCAGTGGCGCCGGCACGGGAGAGCAGCGGTTCTCCCGCATTCCGGTGCCGTCCGACACTGACCTGAGCGCCGTGGTTTCAGCCTGCCTGGAGCACGATCCGGATATCCTCGTCCTGGAGGATGTGAGTGATGGCCAGGCCTTTGCGGCCGCGTGCCGGGCAACCCTGCGGGGTAAGCTGGTGGTGGCGGGAATCGCCTGCGGCGACGCCGCCGGCGCCCTGGACCAGCTCATGGCCTTCCGGGACATGCACGTTCTCGTGCCCGCGTACCTGCGGGGAGTGATTACCTGTACGCCGGTCCGGCCCCTGTGCCCCGCATGCCGGCGGAGCGAGCCGTTTCCCGCAGCGGAGCGGGCGGCCCTGGGGATCGGTGCCGACGTCACCTCCTGCTGGCGGTCGGCGGGGTGCGAGTCCTGCGACCAGACCGGCCATGACGGCAGGCGCTACCTGCTGGATGTGCTGGTCCTGGACCACGACCTCCGGGAGCGGTTCGAGGCGGCCCGCAGCGGGGCAGAGGTGATCGAGCATCTGCGCGGACAGGGCTGGCGCGGGATCGCGGACGAGCGGCAGACCCTGCTGGCTGAAGGCACCATATCGCTGGAGGAGTATGCCTCCTCCCTGCACGGTTGA
- a CDS encoding type IV pili twitching motility protein PilT: MARIDALFKLLKEQGASDLHLSSGAPPIFRLHGEMARQNFKVLSHEELTAILYEILTDKQKADFEERRDLDFAYAIPGLARFRGNYMMTHRGIAAVFRIIPSKILSADDLGLPDGVRRMTQFKKGLVLVTGPTGSGKSTTLAAMIDLINATRKEHILTLEDPLEFIHENKMSLLNQRQIGEHSLSFSAALRAALREDPDVILVGEMRDLETIGLAMSAAETGHLVFGTLHTNSAAKTIDRIIDVFPTDQQEQTRAMLSESLKGVVCQQLLKTADGKGRVAALEIMLGTPAIANLIREGKTFQIPSIIQTAKRDGMQLMDQHLLDLFKTKRITAEEAYRCAQDKKQFEQYLAEKPGQ; the protein is encoded by the coding sequence ATGGCACGTATCGACGCACTGTTCAAGCTGCTGAAGGAGCAGGGGGCCTCCGACCTCCACCTGTCGTCGGGGGCTCCGCCCATTTTCAGGCTCCACGGGGAGATGGCGCGGCAGAACTTCAAGGTTCTCTCCCACGAGGAACTGACGGCCATCCTCTATGAAATCCTGACCGACAAGCAGAAGGCCGATTTCGAGGAGCGGCGGGACCTGGACTTCGCCTATGCCATTCCCGGCCTGGCCCGGTTCCGGGGGAACTACATGATGACCCATCGGGGCATCGCTGCGGTCTTCCGGATCATCCCCAGCAAGATTCTCTCGGCAGACGACCTGGGCCTTCCCGACGGGGTCCGCCGCATGACCCAGTTCAAGAAGGGGCTCGTGCTGGTCACCGGGCCCACGGGGTCGGGCAAGTCCACCACCCTTGCCGCCATGATCGACCTCATCAACGCCACCCGCAAGGAGCACATCCTCACTCTGGAAGATCCTCTCGAATTCATCCACGAGAACAAGATGTCGCTCCTGAACCAGCGGCAGATCGGCGAACACTCTCTGAGCTTCTCCGCCGCCCTGCGCGCCGCCCTGCGGGAGGACCCCGACGTGATCCTCGTGGGCGAGATGCGGGACCTGGAGACCATAGGCCTCGCCATGAGCGCCGCCGAGACCGGCCACCTGGTCTTCGGCACCCTCCATACCAACTCGGCGGCCAAGACCATCGACCGGATCATCGACGTCTTTCCCACCGATCAGCAGGAGCAGACCCGGGCCATGCTCTCCGAATCCCTCAAAGGGGTAGTCTGCCAGCAGCTTCTCAAGACCGCCGACGGCAAGGGGCGGGTCGCGGCCCTGGAGATCATGCTCGGCACACCGGCCATCGCCAACCTGATCAGGGAGGGGAAAACCTTCCAGATCCCCTCCATCATCCAGACCGCCAAGCGTGACGGCATGCAGCTCATGGACCAGCATCTGCTGGACCTCTTCAAGACCAAGCGGATAACCGCCGAAGAGGCCTACCGCTGTGCCCAGGACAAGAAGCAGTTCGAGCAGTACCTGGCGGAGAAGCCGGGCCAGTAG
- a CDS encoding very short patch repair endonuclease: MSRIPRGNTKPEIVVRKLLHGMGYRFRLHVKNLPGKPDIVLPRFKKVIFVHGCFWHGHEGCKRSRRPTTNVEFWREKIDGNIRRDAMKISQLQELGWNVLILWACDINDPVKTGYLLHDFLEGTERETTEGE; this comes from the coding sequence ATGTCCAGAATTCCAAGAGGCAATACAAAGCCTGAGATTGTAGTACGGAAGCTCCTTCACGGGATGGGATACCGTTTCCGGCTGCACGTTAAAAACCTGCCCGGTAAACCGGATATCGTCCTGCCGCGTTTTAAAAAGGTGATTTTCGTCCACGGCTGTTTCTGGCACGGACATGAAGGTTGCAAACGCAGTAGACGGCCGACCACCAATGTGGAGTTTTGGCGCGAAAAAATTGACGGAAACATCCGCAGGGATGCGATGAAGATTTCGCAGTTGCAGGAACTCGGTTGGAATGTGTTGATACTTTGGGCATGTGATATCAACGATCCCGTGAAGACGGGATACTTGTTACATGATTTTCTGGAGGGGACGGAACGTGAGACGACCGAAGGAGAATGA